ttgaaaacgctgcACTTTAGAAAAAATCGTTGTGGAAactttggtagactcgtcaaatgGAAGCCGCTCACAAGTTTCAAGTTTAGAAGCGCTGTTGAAGTTTAGAATTAAACCTACTTAGAATGTTCGTATACGCCGatttcgattttcataaaaaatatcaaataaggtatcaaaatttttttaaatattttattccatgAGTGTCAAAACTTAAAATTCGTCACTGAATAATCAATAGCTATTAATGAGAGGCGTgaaaattatactatattaaaattattttatttatgttattatttattagaccgaagtatttatcataatttaaagaGTACCATAATGAGATCGAATTAATAGTCTCAgtcatttgaagaaatttcagTTGATTGCGGAGAGTACAGTAGGATTGTCgcatgaaatatttgttttcctaACCATTTTATCTCATAAAATAATCAGAATTGGCCAGCCAGGAATTGTATCTCTTGTATTTGAGTCATCTGTTTTTCGAAGAAATGTTactaatgaaaatgaaaaaaaaaaactttaaaatgaaaaaatattttacataatggtttgaaagttttattatttggtttACATTACATAACATTCATTTAACtagtttagattttattttagcCGCATttcgtatataattttaataaattaagtgtAAATGCTCCATTGAgttctgaaacaaaatttaaaatattattattattttttaaagatattaacatttaaaaaaagttttgtttttgctGATAGAATGTTccatttttgaaagaaaatttgcttagaaaaattgcatGATTTGAAGGGGAAAAATCTTACCGCTTGTCATTTGTAGGCGGCTCAAGTGAAATAatgttcaatttcattttttatttttaatgaatacgtATTCccatttgtattaattttcagttttccattggaaacacataaaaaataagaatttatttgtttataactttaaatCAACTAAAGTTTATCTAAACGATTGTTAATGTTAATTATCCTACAACTTCCAATTCATTATTAGCATCACTATGCTTAGTCAGCCCCGCTTCGTCGCTCGCTAAACACAAAATTCACTCCCATCTCTTGGTCAATTAGACGCCTTCCGCTTTTTGGCCTTACAGCCTCTTGGATTGGGCTTTCGGGCTCAAAGCTCGCTGTATTCGCGATAAATACTCAAAAGGTAGCGGCACACAGCGGTCTCTCATCAGCAAGTACTAAACATGGCAAATGTTGTTAAACTTCAGtgggtaataaattaaatactttaatcTTTGAAATGATGTTGCGGATAAACTTATTGggtaattgatttttatttataagatttccTCTAAGTCTCCAAGAGATACTAACATTTCTTATActtgttcattaaaatttgaagaaattgatATAAAACTTTCGAATTTATTACCCAAAGAAAACGAATCTACTAAAACAatgtgttttcttttaaaaaatgaatttgaccTTCATTATATCTTTAAACCGTCCACTTAAAAAACACCGATATAGTTAATATGTTCTCCTATATTAATCACGCAACTTTTGCAAAGACAAATTTCTGGTTCGTTTCAAAAGGAACGTTCTGTACTTATCTTACTTTTGCATTTGTCTTTTAAATGGACAATATTCTGCGTATTCTTCCCAAGTACAACCATGGTCATCGCAACATTCAGCTGTTATTGATCGTTTGCGACGTCCACCATTTTCATTTCGCCGCCATCTTATAAAACGGCGAGCACGTACAGCACGTAACCATGGAAAACTTACTGAAagcattatataataaaaatattgccaaACAATTTATAACatgttcttaattaaattttacaatctgTTTCATCATATCCTTCCTGGACTTCTTCATCAGAAGAAAGTGACGATGATGATGACATGTCAGCAATATTGCGTCGAACTAAACGATAAATATCTTTTTCACAAGCCCAATACATATGACGCACTAATTCATGGCGGCATTTTGCGTGGCGTTCATCATgccataaatttttccattcaGATTCCGAcctataacattaaattttatactattatattttattaagtataatcaaatgagcacgataacgtcatatttaagctataggtctgaaaaaacgcagcagagaATTTGTCGGACCCTataaccacttgataacattaataattatttaacaataaaatattttgtccgacaaaaatactgcactgaTGAGCTTGACCTACAATCTCGATCAAgccgtacttaagtatttttgcctttcaatacatacatagtttatttttacccgactgagcaacgcaaagagGAGCGGTAAAGTGTTTCTCAGTCTATACATGTGTGTTCCTTTGTGGCACACTATAGGTTAAACACTCTGgtagattttgatgatttttacgTCAATCAGTATGTCTTAACCTtgtgagtgctactgaagaCATGACAggagtgaaaattttatatggcGACTGCTAGACGCCATGTGTGTGTGTTCCTAATAGGCACACTAGAGATCAAACTCGTCAGCCGATTTTGACTATTCTGGCGTCAATCGATTTAAATTAACCTttcgagtgctactgaagatatcgaagtaatgaaaattcaatatggcggtCACCAGaagccatattgtgaaaaaagaaaaaatgtaattcggCGAACTGTGTCAAGTGAGGTAtaatgataccccacttgacAAGCTAATCAATGGAAAGCTTAGCTAATCAATGGATTAGCTATATTAAAGAGTCGCAAATCGGCAAATCGAATaacataataatcattaaaatcggttcatgcgTTTGGTCTCTGGAGCACCTCAAAGTAcgaaacatacatatataggctgaaaatgaaatTCGGCAATCAATGATTAGTTGGGTATTGTTgaacaggtatttgaaaatcctaactaaaaagggtaaaataaaaaaaattaattaaaaaatcaaaaaacccgactgagttaaacagaatctgaaaagaacaaaacaagtccagcagtttacatagcgactttaatagTCGTGACTCATTATTGGGAACATTCGAGccggtgtagattttaatgggtcaTGACCAGGAccgtaacgagggtacatagcgccggtggcaagtatttaggttaCGACTTACGACTAGATGCTACGACTAGATATATATCGGGtttggctctaacgatttcgatgaaaattcgtatactgataatggtatttaacataagagtagAGGTTGTAATTAGAGAAGTTATAATACTTAATTGTACATTtaagtatcaaattaaagtattgatttctctctacgtttccgagcaaaacatatttttaaggaatTCATCACTCCCCTAAATGATACTGGGTTATTTCGCATAAACATTTTGCATTTAACTGATTAATCTCCAAAATCAGtggataataaataaagtaaataatacaaagtaataaaaaaaaattggattaaacttgtagttattattaatgaattcgctgatcattaaaatttatcaaaaagaagaatgtggtgtcctggtTCCGGAATAACGATAATTAGTGATAGCtaacgaaaaactgacatcacagctgaaaagactgacccaaaaatagtgggtttcaaaaaaaattccaatgagatcggataaaatttgcctgtgttataaaaaaaaccgaatttttgaacttaatgacgtcatcagaatctaaaaaaaattaattttactctatcgtatccaaactttatccaattttaataaaccgagtatgtaatcctactaaatttgggtcatacttttcttatttgtgatcaaaattaacctagctccaataatttttaagattgtgGTGTCCTGGTTCCGGAATAACGATAATTAGTGATAGCtaacgaaaaactgacatcacagctgaaaagactgacccaaaaatagtgggtttcaaaaaaaattccaatgagatcggataaaatttgcctgtgttataaaaaaaaaccgaatttttgaacttaatgacgtcatcagaatctaaaaaaaattaattttactctatcgtatccaaactttatccaattttgataaaccgagtatgtaatcctactaaatttgggccatacttttcttatttgtgatcaaaattaacctagctctaataatttttaagaatgtggtgtcctggtTCCGGAATAACGAtaattagtgatagctagcgaaaaactgacatgaCAGCTGAAAAGACtgacccaaaaatagtgggtttcaaaaaaaattccaatgagatcggataaaatttgcctgtgttataaaaaaaaccgaatttaaacaaaaaaattaattttactctatcgtatccaaactttatccaattttgataaaccgagtatgtaatcctactaaatttgggccatacttttcttatttgtgatcaaaattaacctagctcttataatttttaagaatatggTGTCCTGGTTCCGGAATAACGAtaattagtgatagctagcgaaaaactgacatcacagctgaaaagactgacccaaaaatagtgggtttcaaaaaaaattccaatgagatcggataaaatttgcaagtgttataaaaaaaaccgaatttttgaacttaatgacgtcatcagaatctaaaaaaaattaattttactctatcgtatccaaactttatccaattttgataaaccgagtatgtaatcctactaaatttgggccatacttttcttatttgtgatcaaaattaacctagctctaataatttttaagaatgtggtgtcctggtTCCGGAATAACGAtaattagtgatagctagcgaaaaactgacatcacagctgaaaagactgacccaaaaatagtgggtttcaaaaaaaattccaatgagatcggataaaatttgcctgtgttataaaaaaaaccgaatttttgaacttaatgacgtcatcagaatctaaaaaaaattaattttactctatcgtatccaaactttatccaattttgataaaccgagtatgtaatcctactaaatttgggccatacttttcttatttgtgatcaaaattaacctagctctaataatttttaagaatgtggtgtcctggtTCCGGAATAACGAtaattagtgatagctagcgaaaaactgacatcacagctgaaaagactgacccaaaaatagtgggtttcaaaaaaaattccaatgagatcggataaaatttgcctgtgttataaaaaaaaccgaatttttgaacttaatgacgtcatcagaatctaaaaaaaattaattttactctatcgtatccaaactttatccaattttgataaaccgagtatgtaatcctactaaatttgggccatacttttcttatttgtgatcaaaattaacctagctctaataatttttaagaatgtggtgtcctggtTCCGGAATAACGAtaattagtgatagctagcgaaaaactgacatgaCAGCTGAAAAGACTGACCCaactagtgggtttcaaaaaaaattccaatgagatcggataaaatttgcctgtgttataaaaaaaaccgaatttaaacaaaaaaattaatttgactcTATCGTATCcaaactttatccaattttgataaaccgagtatgtaatcctactaaatttgggccatacttttcttatttgtgatcaaaattaacctagctctaataatttttaagaatgtggtgtcctggtTCCGGAATAACGAtaattagtgatagctagcgaaaaactgacatcacagctgaaaagactgacccaaaaatagtgggtttcaaaaaaaattccaatgagatcggataaaatttgcctgtgttataaaaaaaaccgaatttaaaaaaaaaaattaattttactctacCGTATCcaaactttatccaattttgataaaccgagtatgtaatcctactaaatttgggccatacttttcttatttgtgatcaaaattaacctagttctaataatttttaagaatgtggTATCCTGGTTCCGGAATAACGAtaattagtgatagctagcgaaaaactgacatgaGTTTATATttagctataatttttttaattgctgaattgtttaataattattaatgttaagtggtaataattattaatgttaagtTCGGTATTGTCCGACAAATTCTCTGCTGCGTTTACTCATATCGATtgtttaaatatgacgttatggTGCTCATTAGAAAACGCAgagctttcgaaaaaaatcttaGAGAGAAGTTCGGTAAACTCTCCAAAAGGAAGTCACTCAAGAAGCTTCAAGTATgtgttaatcattttacaaagcacaccttttctgtcccacggtctattaTTGTTATAGGTGACAAGAGTTATGTTGGGTGCGTCGTTGTGGCCGGGACAATCAAATCGACGCCAGGGCTTCTAATGGATAATTTTGACTTCAAAGGTGGCTGCTATagctaattttcaattctttacatgtaaatggtatagtaatgttcaattaaaattattaaaaagtaacaattaattaaacttgttgcattacaAATTGTGAAAATGAGAGATGTAAttgcatatataaattttttgaatgttaaTTACCATAATACGGATagagtaataaattaaaatgaattttttgagagAGTGTTTGcggaattttccaaaaaaatcttattaaaatacaaaaatttggaatcatgTTTACTtccaatatacaataaataatgcaGGTTAATAAGAATttggaaaacaaaacaaaacagttaatcttttttttttcaaacacaacCTGTTGTGTTGCCTTTgggttcaaaaatttttttttcgttgttatTAAACCATTacacaaagttttaatttcaaaataataatataattattatgttgacatatttttgatatttgatatgacaaataattaacatttattttttatatttactgttTATTCTAGTgccaataaacaataaacaaatgaattaagtttatttataaacatattctAGTATCACttttaatatcaaaacaaataaaccaCGTGACTTTTTTCGGAgtaagaaagaaagaaaaagttatatcatatttttaggATGATGGATGGCATTATTTATCAGATAGATGGTTGATTTCTTAGAGTCTTggctaaatttaaattatctatttgtt
This genomic interval from Chrysoperla carnea chromosome 1, inChrCarn1.1, whole genome shotgun sequence contains the following:
- the LOC123305479 gene encoding probable insulin-like peptide 7 is translated as MLCFLVDILKSNEVEDPLEKKFRDRSESEWKNLWHDERHAKCRHELVRHMYWACEKDIYRLVRRNIADMSSSSSLSSDEEVQEGYDETDLSFPWLRAVRARRFIRWRRNENGGRRKRSITAECCDDHGCTWEEYAEYCPFKRQMQK